A stretch of Salvelinus alpinus chromosome 4, SLU_Salpinus.1, whole genome shotgun sequence DNA encodes these proteins:
- the LOC139573986 gene encoding POU domain, class 3, transcription factor 2-like: MATTASNHYNILTSSASIVHSEPGSMQQASAYRDAQTLLQSDYSLQSNSHPLSHAHQWITALSHGEGAPWSTSPLGDQDIKPAVQGTRDEMHSSNNLQHQHQPRPAHLVHQSHGNHHDARAWRTTAAHIPSMATSNGQSLIYSQPGFGVNGLIPGSGQGMHHHNLRDAHEDHHSPHLSDHGHQASQHQQQSHHDHSDEDTPTSDDLEQFAKQFKQRRIKLGFTQADVGLALGTLYGNVFSQTTICRFEALQLSFKNMCKLKPLLNKWLEEADSTSGSPTSLDKIAAQGRKRKKRTSIEVSVKGALETHFLKCPKPAAAEITSLADGLQLEKEVVRVWFCNRRQKEKRMTPPGGPLPGTEDVYGDTPPHHGVQTPVQ; encoded by the coding sequence ATGGCGACCACAGCGTCTAATCATTACAATATCCTTACCTCCAGCGCATCCATTGTGCACTCGGAGCCCGGGAGCATGCAGCAAGCATCGGCGTACAGGGACGCGCAGACCCTGTTGCAGAGTGACTACTCATTGCAGAGCAACAGTCACCCGCTCAGCCACGCGCACCAGTGGATAACGGCACTGTCGCACGGAGAGGGAGCTCCGTGGTCAACCAGTCCTCTCGGCGACCAGGACATCAAACCCGCGGTGCAGGGCACCAGAGACGAGATGCACAGCTCCAACAACCTGCAGCACCAGCACCAGCCGCGACCGGCCCACCTGGTGCACCAGTCGCATGGGAACCACCACGACGCCCGAGCGTGGAGAACTACCGCAGCCCACATACCCAGCATGGCAACATCCAATGGCCAGAGCCTTATTTATTCACAGCCCGGATTCGGCGTCAACGGCCTGATTCCAGGCAGCGGACAGGGGATGCATCACCACAACCTAAGAGACGCACACGAAGACCACCACAGCCCGCATCTCAGCGACCACGGCCACCAGGCGTCCCAGCACCAGCAACAGAGTCACCACGACCATTCGGACGAGGATACACCGACCTCGGACGACTTGGAGCAGTTCGCCAAGCAGTTTAAGCAGCGGAGGATCAAGCTGGGCTTCACTCAGGCTGACGTCGGACTCGCCTTGGGAACGCTGTATGGAAATGTGTTTTCCCAAACCACTATTTGCAGGTTCGAGGCCCTGCAGCTCAGCTTCAAAAACATGTGTAAGCTCAAGCCTTTGTTGAACAAGTGGTTGGAAGAAGCGGATTCCACCTCGGGCAGCCCAACCAGCTTGGACAAAATCGCTGCACAAGGGAGGAAAAGGAAAAAACGGACCTCTATCGAGGTAAGCGTAAAAGGGGCTTTGGAGACCCATTTCTTGAAGTGTCCTAAACCCGCAGCGGCGGAAATTACTTCCCTGGCGGACGGTCTACAGCTGGAGAAAGAGGTGGTGAGGGTTTGGTTTTGTAacaggagacagaaagagaaacggATGACTCCTCCCGGTGGACCGCTTCCTGGAACGGAGGATGTGTATGGGGACACACCGCCACATCATGGAGTCCAAACACCGGTTCAATGA